Sequence from the Burkholderia cepacia genome:
GCGCGCAAGCGCCGATCGACGCACCTGGCCACACGAGGCTCCACAGACCACCGAGCACGACGCCGAGCAGCGCGCCGTTCGCGAGGCCCGGCGTCAGCAGGCCGCCTTCCGCGCCGGCGCGCAGGCTGCTTGCGGTGATCAGCACCTTCAGTGCAAGCAGTGTCGCCGCGACGCCGATCGTCAGCGTGCCGTCGAAACCCAGCGACGCCGGGCCCTTGCCGTTGCCGAGCAGTTGCGGAAACCGCATCGCGAGCACGCCGATCACCGCGAAGTTGACGAGGGCGAGCAGCAGTAGCCGCCAGTCCCTCGGCGCGGCCGCGCGCGCCCGGGCCGTGAGTCGCACGAAGCCGTACGCGGCGAAGCCGAACAGCGGCCCGCAGACGATCGACCATGCGACCAGCGGCGTGCTCAGCACGAACGGCGGCACCGTGTACTGGTGTTCGTTGCCGAGGCCGATCCACGCGATCGCGGCCGCGATCGCCGACGTCGCGACCGCCGCGACCAGCGCACGCAGTTCGAACGTGCCGAGCAGCACTTCGAGCACGAAGATCGCGCCGCCGAGCGGCACGTTGTAGACGGCCGCGAGGCCCGCGCCCGCACCGCACGCGACCATCAGCCGGCAGTCGGCCGGCGTCAGCCCCGCGCGGTGCGCGAGCCGGCCGGCGAGCAGCGCGCCGATCTCGCGCGGAGCGACTTCGCGGCCGAGCGGCGAGCCGAGCGCGACGGTGACGATCTGCAGCAGCGCGTGAATCGTCGTGCTGACGACCGGCATCCGCGGATCGGCCGCGCGCACCGCGCGGCGGATGCTGACGAGCGGCCGGCCGTACCGGTACAGCGCCCACCAGCCGCCGCCGGCGACGATCCCGCAGACGATCAGCACTGCGAGCCGGCGCAGCGGATCGGCGCCGGTCACGCCGGCCAGGAAGCTCTCGTCGCCGATCACCCGCGCGGTGCTGTAGCCGTAGGCGAGATGCTGGATCGCATGCAGCAGCAACGCGAGCAGCATGCCGCCGAGGCCCGCGCCGACGCCGGTCAGCAGCGCGACCGCGGCGAGCCGGGTGAAGCGGGTGAGCGAAGCGCCGCTCGGCGGCAACGAGGATGGAGGAACGGGCGGGAGGTCGGCGCGCATCGGATCGGCTGGCTGGAATCGGGGAAACGGCATGCGTCGCGCATGCCGTCGTCAGCCCGCATCCTAGGTTGGCCACGCTCATGAGACAAACGTATTTTTCGAATCGACTCATGCATTTTGCGAATACCTGCTGTATCGATGCGCGGCGCGGGGTATCCCTTCCTCACCCCGGATAGTCGATCCGCTCCGGCTCGCGCCGCATGATCACCCGCCCGCCCCGGATCGACAGCGCCGCTTTCGCCTGCCGGCGCAGCGCGTCGTAGTCACTGTCCGCGTCGAGCACGACGAGGTTCGCCGGCCGGCCGACTTCGAGCCCGTACCGTTCGCCGAGCTGCAGCGCCGTCGCGCTGTGCTCGGTGACGAAATCGAGGCAGCGCTGCAGGTCCTCGTAACCGAGCATGTGGCACACGTGCAGGCCGACGTCGAGAATGCGCAGGATGTTGCCGTTGCCGACGGGGTACCACGGGTCCTTGATCGAATCCTGTCCGAAGCACACGTTGATGCCGGCGCGGTCGAGTTCCGCCACGCGCGTGATGCCGCGCCGTTTCGGGTAGGTGTCGAAACGCCCCTGCAGGTGAATGCTTTCGGTCGGGCACGAGATGAAGTTGAGCCCCGCGCGCTTGAGCAAGCGAAACAGCTTCGAACAATACGCGTTGTCGTAGGAGCCCATCGCGGTCGTGTGGCTCGCGGTGACGCGCTTGCCCATCCCGCGAACCCGCGCTTCCTCGGCGAGCACTTCCAGGAAGCGCGATTGCGGATCGTCGGTTTCGTCGCAATGGACGTCGACGAGGCAGCCCTTGCGCTCCGCGAGCTCCATCAGGAACTTGATGGAGCTCACGCCCTGGTCGCGCGTGTTCTCGAAATGCGGAATTCCGCCGACGACGTCGGCGCCCATCTCGATCGCGCGCTCCATCAACGCGCGGCCGTTGTCGAACGATTCGATGCCTTCCTGCGGAAACGCGACGATCTGCAGGTCGATGAGATCGCGCGCCTCTTCCCGGACTTCGACCATCGCCTTCAACGCGGCGAGCGTGGGATCGGTGACGTCCACGTGCGTGCGCACGTGCTGGATGCCGTTGTCGCGCAGCATCCCGATCGTCGTGTGCGCGCGGGCTTTCGTATCGTCGTGCGTGATCGTGGCCTTGCGCTGGCCCCATCGCTCGATGCCTTCGAACAGCGTGCCGCTCATGTTCCATTCGGGTTCGCCGGCGGTCAGCGTGGCATCGAGATGGATATGCGGCTCGACCAGCGGCGGAATCGCGAGCCGCCCGCCCGCGTCGATGTCGGCGGCGCTCGCAGGCGTGAGCGCCGCCGGCTGGGCGTCGATGCGAGCGATCCGGCCCGCGTCGATGCCGATCGTGAACAGGCCGTCGCGGCCGCGCAGGCGTACGTTGAACAGGTTCATGCTGGGTCCCGGCAGAAAGAAGCGGCCGCGCGGCGCGCGCGACGGACGCGTGAATGGAAAGGAACGACCGGATGCGCGCCGGCGCCGCCCGTCACGACCAGCCTTCGACCTTAAGCCCGGTCGCGGCGGCGGCTTCCTCCGCCGATACCGCGCGCACCTGCTGCCCGAACGTCCACACGTGCTGCTCGGGATCGCGCGCGCGATAGGTGCGGTCGCCCCAGAACTGGTCGGCCGGCTCCTGCAGTATCACCGCGCCGGCCTGCCGCGCGCGTTCGCAATGTGCGTCGATGCCGTCGGCGAGCTGCACATGCACGCACTGCGTGTTCCTGCCGCCGACGCCCAGCGGGCTCGTGACGAACTCGGCCCATTCGCCGCCGACCATCAGCGTGCCGCCGGCGCACGTCAGCTCGGCATGCGCGAGCTTGCCGTCCGGCGCGCTGACGACGACGCTGCGCGCGAAGCCGAACGCCTGCTCGAGCCAGTCGAGCGCGGCCCACGGATCGCGATAGAACACCGCTGGACTGACGGAGGGGCGGCGGCTGGGCGTGGTCATCTTCAGTCTCCCGATCGAGGGCGTGAGACGCCCATTCTCCGCGCGAGCGCCGCGCCGATCAACCGCCGTCCAATCGAATGCGCGTGTTGCACGCACGCGACAAGCCGGCGGCGCACGCACCGGGCCGCG
This genomic interval carries:
- the codA gene encoding cytosine deaminase, translating into MNLFNVRLRGRDGLFTIGIDAGRIARIDAQPAALTPASAADIDAGGRLAIPPLVEPHIHLDATLTAGEPEWNMSGTLFEGIERWGQRKATITHDDTKARAHTTIGMLRDNGIQHVRTHVDVTDPTLAALKAMVEVREEARDLIDLQIVAFPQEGIESFDNGRALMERAIEMGADVVGGIPHFENTRDQGVSSIKFLMELAERKGCLVDVHCDETDDPQSRFLEVLAEEARVRGMGKRVTASHTTAMGSYDNAYCSKLFRLLKRAGLNFISCPTESIHLQGRFDTYPKRRGITRVAELDRAGINVCFGQDSIKDPWYPVGNGNILRILDVGLHVCHMLGYEDLQRCLDFVTEHSATALQLGERYGLEVGRPANLVVLDADSDYDALRRQAKAALSIRGGRVIMRREPERIDYPG
- a CDS encoding chloride channel protein; this translates as MRADLPPVPPSSLPPSGASLTRFTRLAAVALLTGVGAGLGGMLLALLLHAIQHLAYGYSTARVIGDESFLAGVTGADPLRRLAVLIVCGIVAGGGWWALYRYGRPLVSIRRAVRAADPRMPVVSTTIHALLQIVTVALGSPLGREVAPREIGALLAGRLAHRAGLTPADCRLMVACGAGAGLAAVYNVPLGGAIFVLEVLLGTFELRALVAAVATSAIAAAIAWIGLGNEHQYTVPPFVLSTPLVAWSIVCGPLFGFAAYGFVRLTARARAAAPRDWRLLLLALVNFAVIGVLAMRFPQLLGNGKGPASLGFDGTLTIGVAATLLALKVLITASSLRAGAEGGLLTPGLANGALLGVVLGGLWSLVWPGASIGACALVGATAFLAASMQMPITAVVLLLEFTRADHDSLVPMLLAVAGSLVAYRFAERLAERRAAQRVTAEQPAVAVRQS
- a CDS encoding VOC family protein, which gives rise to MTTPSRRPSVSPAVFYRDPWAALDWLEQAFGFARSVVVSAPDGKLAHAELTCAGGTLMVGGEWAEFVTSPLGVGGRNTQCVHVQLADGIDAHCERARQAGAVILQEPADQFWGDRTYRARDPEQHVWTFGQQVRAVSAEEAAAATGLKVEGWS